In Amycolatopsis coloradensis, one genomic interval encodes:
- a CDS encoding DUF1269 domain-containing protein: MDTLTIWMFRSADGADRAAETLKSLAKSQLISIHDAATVTWPEGASKPKLRQLRNLAGRGALTGAFWGMLFGLIFLVPLLGAALGAAAGTVGGLASDYGIDDDLIRRIRGEVTEGTSALFLLSSGAVMDKVRQAFSGQETPELFFTNLTSEQEKALRETFLMEQEFQTADEPGTGPK, encoded by the coding sequence GTGGACACGTTGACCATCTGGATGTTCCGCTCGGCCGATGGCGCGGACCGCGCGGCGGAGACGCTGAAGAGCCTGGCGAAAAGCCAGCTCATCTCGATACACGACGCCGCGACGGTGACGTGGCCGGAAGGCGCGTCCAAGCCGAAACTCCGCCAGTTGCGCAATCTGGCCGGTCGCGGCGCGCTGACCGGGGCGTTCTGGGGAATGCTCTTCGGGCTGATCTTCCTCGTGCCGCTGCTCGGCGCGGCGCTCGGGGCCGCCGCGGGAACCGTCGGCGGATTGGCGTCGGATTACGGCATCGACGACGACCTGATCCGGCGGATCAGGGGAGAAGTCACCGAAGGCACGTCGGCCCTGTTCCTGCTCAGCTCGGGCGCCGTCATGGACAAGGTGCGACAAGCCTTCAGCGGCCAGGAAACGCCAGAGCTGTTCTTCACGAACTTGACCTCTGAACAGGAGAAGGCACTTCGCGAAACCTTTCTGATGGAACAGGAATTCCAGACCGCCGACGAACCGGGAACGGGGCCGAAATGA
- a CDS encoding glycoside hydrolase family 15 protein: MDHPSLIADHGLIGDLQTAALVSTDGTIDWFCSPRFDSPSVFAKLLDPGGGHCRVRPVQEPYTSRQFYFPGTAVLITRFMTKLGTGEVIDFMRPVHAPHATPGHRLIRMIRCVRGHIEFSVDVVPRFDYGRRPHTTTVTDDGALFDSGLSALTLHAVREPGDAQLAHIHVIEGGVYGSVALEAGQVRGFMFESDGGEPRSIRVTEIEKVFEDTVRYWRDWLNRSTYRGRWREMVERSAITLKLLTYAPTGAMVAAPTTSLPEQIGGERNWDYRYTWVRDASLAVSSLLAMGFTDEAIAFAQWLRERHLRGDGRLKIMYRVDGSSDLLEESFTHWSGYRGSVPVRIGNSASDQLQLDVYGELLDAVYQADRRGAEVGQEGWKALAGLLDWLAENWDQPEEGIWETREGKADFTYGRLMSWVAFDRGIRLATANGRPCALDSWRHERDRVYEQIWEHGWNPLKQAFVQRYGSDSLDASLLRMADVGFITPSDPCWRATLTGIEKDLVTDSLVYRYDPRVSPDGLRGNEGTFSLCTFGYVTALARAGYLEKARLTFEKMLTYANHVGLYAEEIGPTGEQLGNFPQAFTHLALIDAALTLDSAIGDGAHREAEPPLTARYR; encoded by the coding sequence GTGGACCACCCATCGCTGATCGCCGACCATGGATTGATCGGGGACCTGCAGACCGCCGCGTTGGTGAGCACCGACGGCACGATCGACTGGTTCTGCAGTCCCCGATTCGATTCTCCGAGCGTGTTCGCCAAGCTCCTGGATCCCGGCGGCGGCCACTGCCGTGTCCGTCCCGTCCAGGAGCCGTACACCTCGCGTCAGTTCTACTTTCCCGGCACCGCCGTACTGATCACCCGGTTCATGACCAAGCTGGGTACCGGCGAGGTCATCGACTTCATGCGCCCGGTGCACGCACCACACGCGACCCCCGGCCACCGGCTGATCCGGATGATCCGCTGTGTGCGCGGACACATCGAGTTCTCCGTGGACGTCGTCCCGCGCTTCGACTACGGGCGCCGACCGCACACCACCACCGTCACCGATGACGGCGCGCTGTTCGACAGCGGGCTGTCCGCCTTGACCTTGCACGCGGTCCGGGAACCCGGAGACGCACAGCTGGCGCACATCCACGTCATCGAAGGCGGCGTCTACGGCTCGGTCGCCTTGGAAGCCGGGCAGGTCCGCGGTTTCATGTTCGAGTCGGACGGTGGGGAGCCGCGCTCGATCCGGGTCACCGAGATCGAGAAGGTCTTCGAGGACACCGTTCGCTATTGGCGCGACTGGCTGAACCGCTCGACATACCGGGGACGCTGGCGCGAGATGGTCGAGCGATCGGCGATCACCCTCAAGCTGCTGACTTACGCACCGACCGGGGCGATGGTCGCCGCACCGACCACGAGCTTGCCGGAGCAGATCGGCGGCGAACGGAACTGGGACTATCGCTACACCTGGGTGCGGGACGCGTCCTTGGCCGTCTCTTCGTTGCTGGCAATGGGATTCACGGATGAGGCGATCGCTTTCGCCCAGTGGCTCCGGGAACGCCATCTACGCGGCGATGGACGACTGAAGATCATGTACCGCGTGGACGGGTCATCGGACCTGCTGGAGGAATCCTTCACGCACTGGTCCGGGTACCGCGGGTCGGTGCCGGTGCGGATCGGCAACTCCGCGTCCGATCAGCTCCAGCTCGATGTCTACGGCGAACTGCTCGACGCCGTGTATCAGGCCGATCGACGGGGTGCCGAAGTCGGGCAGGAGGGCTGGAAGGCGCTGGCGGGCCTGCTCGATTGGCTCGCGGAGAACTGGGATCAGCCGGAGGAGGGGATCTGGGAAACACGGGAAGGAAAGGCCGACTTCACCTATGGCCGGCTCATGAGCTGGGTCGCCTTCGACCGGGGCATTCGCCTCGCGACGGCAAACGGCCGTCCCTGCGCCCTCGACTCCTGGCGGCACGAGCGCGACCGCGTCTACGAACAGATCTGGGAGCACGGCTGGAATCCGCTCAAACAGGCCTTCGTCCAGCGGTACGGTTCCGACTCCCTCGACGCGTCGCTCCTTCGCATGGCCGACGTCGGTTTCATCACCCCTTCCGACCCCTGCTGGCGGGCGACCTTGACCGGCATCGAGAAGGATCTGGTCACCGATAGCCTCGTCTACCGCTACGACCCGCGCGTCTCCCCTGACGGCCTTCGAGGGAACGAGGGCACCTTCTCGCTTTGCACGTTCGGATACGTCACCGCTCTCGCCCGCGCCGGGTACCTGGAGAAGGCACGGCTGACGTTCGAGAAGATGCTGACCTACGCCAACCACGTCGGTCTGTACGCCGAGGAGATCGGCCCGACCGGCGAGCAGCTCGGCAACTTTCCGCAGGCGTTCACTCACCTCGCGCTCATCGACGCCGCGCTCACGCTCGACAGCGCCATCGGCGACGGAGCGCATAGGGAGGCGGAGCCGCCGCTGACCGCGCGGTACAGGTGA
- a CDS encoding CBS domain-containing protein: MRISDLLRKKGTAVATVSPETNVTELLERLAEHNVGALVVVDADGGIVGIVSERDVVRRLNERGPQLLDGSVSAIMTKMVASCGPEDSVDQLSVLMTERRIRHVPVVADGRLAGIVSIGDVVKTRMEELEKSQEHLEAYISQG; the protein is encoded by the coding sequence ATGCGGATTTCCGATCTGTTGCGGAAGAAGGGGACGGCCGTCGCGACCGTCTCGCCGGAGACGAACGTCACCGAGCTGCTCGAAAGACTCGCGGAGCACAACGTCGGTGCCCTGGTGGTCGTGGACGCCGATGGCGGGATAGTCGGGATCGTCTCCGAACGGGACGTGGTGCGCCGGCTCAACGAGCGCGGGCCCCAGCTGCTCGACGGATCGGTGTCCGCGATCATGACCAAGATGGTCGCCAGCTGCGGCCCCGAGGATTCGGTGGACCAGCTGTCCGTGCTGATGACCGAACGCCGTATCCGGCACGTCCCGGTCGTGGCCGACGGCAGGCTCGCGGGCATCGTGAGCATCGGCGACGTCGTGAAGACCCGGATGGAAGAACTGGAGAAGAGCCAAGAGCATCTCGAGGCCTACATCTCGCAGGGTTGA
- a CDS encoding neutral zinc metallopeptidase — MTGTDEVPRPFTSSPPRRNPGAAVVGLLIVAVLTATGMAMAGGPRTVDGQALPVPGVYTSEGAKAPAGNAKPAPKEVRELETNPLLADGIALGAVTCRLPAISREPSKLETYYKTFVSCLAEAWKPALDQANEPALPVTVQVTLPESSACGKAPGENEAVAYYCGGDTTIYAPTQWMLGDAGLERSRHLATMAHEYGHHIQRSSGILSAAAEKMSSPNEDSPADKEVVRRIELQANCFGALALAAGAGRGSISRSLANAALDDYGRADDSDTHGSRRNQLKWAKAGFSGKTTSACNTWAAPASDVK, encoded by the coding sequence ATGACCGGCACCGACGAGGTACCCAGACCGTTCACGTCGTCGCCGCCTCGCCGGAACCCGGGGGCCGCCGTGGTCGGTCTGCTCATCGTCGCCGTGCTGACCGCCACCGGGATGGCGATGGCGGGCGGACCGCGGACGGTCGACGGCCAGGCCCTCCCGGTGCCCGGCGTGTACACCTCGGAAGGGGCCAAGGCGCCGGCCGGGAACGCGAAGCCCGCGCCCAAGGAGGTGCGGGAACTCGAGACGAACCCGCTGCTGGCGGACGGGATCGCGCTCGGCGCGGTCACCTGCCGGCTGCCCGCGATCAGCCGCGAGCCGTCGAAACTGGAGACGTACTACAAGACGTTCGTGTCGTGCCTGGCCGAGGCCTGGAAGCCTGCCTTGGACCAGGCGAACGAGCCCGCGCTGCCGGTGACCGTGCAGGTGACGCTGCCCGAGAGCAGCGCCTGCGGGAAGGCACCGGGCGAGAACGAGGCCGTCGCCTACTACTGCGGCGGCGACACCACGATCTACGCGCCGACGCAGTGGATGCTGGGCGACGCGGGTCTCGAGCGGTCGCGTCATCTCGCGACGATGGCCCACGAGTACGGGCATCACATCCAGCGGTCGAGCGGGATCCTGTCGGCCGCCGCGGAGAAGATGTCGTCACCGAACGAGGACAGCCCGGCCGACAAGGAAGTCGTCCGCCGCATCGAACTGCAGGCGAACTGCTTCGGCGCGCTCGCCCTCGCCGCCGGCGCGGGGCGTGGGTCGATCAGCAGGTCGCTGGCCAACGCCGCCCTCGACGACTACGGCCGCGCCGACGACAGCGACACCCACGGCAGCCGTCGTAACCAGCTGAAATGGGCGAAGGCCGGGTTCTCCGGGAAGACGACCTCGGCGTGCAACACCTGGGCTGCCCCGGCCTCGGACGTCAAATGA
- a CDS encoding prolyl oligopeptidase family serine peptidase, whose translation MSDEDPYLWLEDVTGEEALGWVRARNAEALAELAGGERFGGIRDEVREVLDADDRIPYIRRRGEYLYNFWQDSANPRGLWRRTTLEQYRLDTPEWELLLDVDALAEAEGENWVWQGAAVLRPGYDRALVELSRGGADATVVREFDLDERRFVEDGFFVPEAKTRIGWIARDRVYIGTDFGPGTLTDSGYPRLAKEWRRGTPLEEATVVFEGKADDVSVSAHHDPTEGWERDFVYRSIDFYRTERYVRTAAGLDRVEVPEDAQTSSHREWLLIRLRSDWTIEGTTYPSGALLASGFDAFMAGERSFTTLFTPDAHTSLEYWVWTHNHLLLSTLSDVRTDLRVLTPSDGWTSRPLAGAPELGTAQITGTDPDVSDEYLLDSSGYTQPSTLSYGHVGGDVEVLKRAPAFFDSEGMTVSQYFATSEDGTKIPYFVVRPSDAEGGPTLLTGYGGFEVSLTPGYSGIIGRGWLSRGGTYVVANIRGGGEYGPDWHTSVTKAKRYKVYEDFSAVAADLVERGISEPARLGIQGGSNGGLLMGVMLTRYPHLFGAVVSQVPLLDMKRYHKLLAGASWMAEYGDPDDPAEWDFIWKYSPYQNVHAGREYPPVLFVTSTRDDRVHPAHARKMVARMLEQGHDVRYHENIEGGHGAAADNEQLAFKWALMLEFLWEKLS comes from the coding sequence ATGAGTGACGAGGACCCGTACCTGTGGCTGGAAGACGTGACCGGCGAAGAAGCGCTGGGCTGGGTGCGAGCCCGCAACGCCGAGGCTCTCGCGGAACTGGCGGGCGGCGAACGGTTCGGCGGGATCCGTGACGAGGTCCGCGAGGTCCTCGACGCCGACGACCGGATCCCGTACATCCGGCGCCGCGGCGAATACCTATACAACTTCTGGCAGGACTCGGCCAACCCGCGGGGTCTGTGGCGCCGCACCACCCTGGAGCAGTACCGCCTCGACACGCCGGAGTGGGAACTCCTCCTCGACGTCGACGCGCTGGCCGAGGCCGAGGGCGAGAACTGGGTGTGGCAGGGCGCTGCCGTCCTCCGCCCGGGTTATGACCGCGCGCTGGTCGAACTGTCGCGGGGCGGCGCCGACGCGACGGTCGTCCGCGAGTTCGACCTCGACGAGCGCCGGTTCGTCGAAGACGGGTTCTTCGTGCCCGAGGCCAAGACCAGGATCGGCTGGATCGCCCGCGACCGCGTCTACATCGGCACCGATTTCGGTCCGGGGACGCTGACCGATTCGGGCTATCCGAGGCTGGCCAAGGAATGGCGGCGCGGCACCCCGCTCGAAGAGGCGACGGTGGTCTTCGAGGGCAAGGCGGACGACGTCTCGGTGTCCGCACACCACGACCCGACCGAAGGCTGGGAGCGTGACTTCGTCTACCGGTCGATCGACTTCTACCGCACGGAAAGGTATGTCCGGACGGCCGCCGGGCTCGACCGCGTCGAGGTCCCCGAAGACGCGCAGACGTCCTCGCACCGCGAGTGGCTGCTGATCCGGCTTCGCTCGGACTGGACCATCGAAGGCACGACGTACCCCTCCGGTGCTCTGCTCGCCTCCGGATTCGACGCGTTCATGGCGGGCGAGCGCTCCTTCACGACCCTGTTCACGCCGGACGCGCACACGTCCCTGGAGTACTGGGTGTGGACGCACAACCACCTGCTGCTCTCGACCCTGTCCGATGTCCGGACGGACCTGCGCGTGCTCACGCCGTCCGACGGCTGGACCTCCCGCCCGCTCGCCGGCGCCCCGGAACTGGGCACCGCGCAGATCACCGGCACCGACCCCGACGTCAGCGACGAGTACCTGCTCGATTCCAGCGGCTACACCCAGCCGTCGACGCTGAGCTACGGGCACGTCGGAGGCGACGTCGAGGTCCTCAAGCGCGCTCCCGCGTTCTTCGACAGCGAGGGCATGACGGTCTCGCAGTACTTCGCGACATCCGAAGACGGCACGAAGATCCCGTACTTCGTCGTACGCCCCTCCGATGCCGAGGGCGGTCCGACCCTGCTGACCGGCTACGGCGGCTTCGAGGTCTCCCTGACCCCCGGCTACAGCGGCATCATCGGCCGCGGCTGGCTCTCGCGCGGCGGCACCTACGTCGTCGCGAACATCCGCGGCGGCGGCGAATACGGGCCGGACTGGCACACCTCGGTGACGAAAGCCAAGCGGTACAAGGTGTACGAGGACTTCTCGGCCGTCGCCGCCGACCTCGTCGAGCGCGGCATCAGCGAGCCCGCGCGCCTCGGCATCCAGGGCGGCAGCAACGGCGGGCTGCTGATGGGTGTCATGCTGACGCGCTACCCGCATCTGTTCGGCGCGGTCGTGAGCCAGGTGCCGCTGCTGGACATGAAGCGGTACCACAAGCTCCTCGCGGGCGCGTCGTGGATGGCCGAGTACGGCGACCCCGACGATCCGGCGGAATGGGACTTCATCTGGAAGTACTCGCCGTACCAGAACGTCCACGCTGGACGCGAGTACCCGCCGGTCCTGTTCGTCACGTCCACGCGGGACGACCGCGTGCATCCCGCGCATGCCCGCAAGATGGTCGCGCGGATGCTGGAGCAGGGACACGACGTGCGGTACCACGAGAACATCGAGGGTGGGCACGGCGCCGCGGCCGACAACGAGCAGCTGGCGTTCAAATGGGCGCTGATGCTCGAATTCCTGTGGGAGAAGCTCTCCTGA
- a CDS encoding multidrug efflux SMR transporter, with translation MGWGILLLAGVVEVAWSQSIKPTENFTRFWPTVLCFVLGVAAVYLLSKAMDSLPVGTAYAVFTGIGAVGAIVFGIVIHKDPIGFGRFAAMALIVGGVVLAKVAE, from the coding sequence ATGGGCTGGGGAATCCTGCTGCTGGCGGGAGTCGTCGAGGTCGCCTGGTCGCAGAGCATCAAGCCGACGGAGAACTTCACCCGGTTCTGGCCGACCGTGCTGTGCTTCGTGCTCGGTGTCGCCGCGGTCTACCTGCTGTCGAAGGCGATGGACTCGCTCCCGGTCGGGACCGCGTATGCCGTCTTCACCGGTATCGGCGCGGTGGGCGCGATCGTGTTCGGCATCGTGATCCACAAGGACCCGATCGGTTTCGGCCGGTTCGCGGCGATGGCACTGATCGTCGGAGGGGTGGTGCTGGCGAAGGTGGCGGAGTGA
- a CDS encoding FMN-dependent NADH-azoreductase, producing the protein MSHLLHLDSSARSASFSRELSARFAEVWRAANPGAGYTYRDVAADPVPPIGQAWTEICDALLQAGITDPAGYASVVKTPEQREAWAVIEPLLAELLAADVVLIGAPMYNFSIPATLKLWIDQVTFPKMSLAGRAFVVAGARGGTYLPGTPREPVDHHERYLRDFFAGHYDVRDVTFLNSELTNALVDPRLSPRDPERIASRDQALLGVEKLASVGKEA; encoded by the coding sequence ATGAGCCACCTTCTCCACCTCGACTCCAGTGCCCGCAGCGCGTCGTTCTCCCGCGAGCTGAGTGCTCGTTTCGCCGAGGTCTGGCGCGCCGCGAACCCGGGCGCGGGCTACACCTACCGCGACGTGGCGGCCGACCCGGTGCCGCCGATCGGCCAGGCCTGGACCGAGATCTGCGACGCCCTCCTCCAGGCCGGGATCACCGACCCGGCCGGCTACGCCTCGGTGGTGAAGACACCGGAGCAGCGCGAGGCCTGGGCGGTCATCGAGCCGCTGCTGGCCGAACTGCTCGCCGCCGACGTCGTGCTGATCGGGGCGCCGATGTACAACTTCTCGATCCCCGCGACGCTCAAGCTGTGGATCGACCAGGTCACGTTCCCCAAGATGTCCTTGGCAGGCAGGGCTTTCGTGGTCGCGGGAGCGCGCGGCGGAACCTACCTGCCCGGCACGCCGCGGGAGCCTGTCGACCACCACGAGCGCTACCTGCGCGACTTCTTCGCCGGGCACTACGACGTCCGGGACGTCACGTTCCTGAACTCCGAACTGACGAACGCCCTCGTCGACCCGCGGCTGAGCCCGCGCGATCCCGAACGGATCGCGTCGCGGGACCAGGCGCTCCTCGGCGTCGAAAAGCTGGCTTCGGTCGGAAAGGAAGCCTGA
- a CDS encoding helix-turn-helix domain-containing protein, whose protein sequence is MPTEDLLANGTGRERSDAARNRAKILKAAEELFAARPAADVSMEDIAQAAGVGRATLYRRYPDRSAIAVALLDEHERELQERLLTGPPPLGPGAPPAERLAAFYAAMIGLLARHAHLVLGTEVGHSRFTSGPYRLWRTHVHHLAEQAEAKDPDALADILLAPLAADVFLHQTGELGLSAERITDALAEQARRALA, encoded by the coding sequence ATGCCGACGGAAGATCTGCTCGCGAACGGCACGGGACGGGAACGCTCGGACGCCGCTCGCAACCGAGCGAAGATCCTGAAGGCCGCCGAAGAGCTCTTCGCGGCGCGCCCGGCCGCGGACGTCTCCATGGAGGACATCGCCCAAGCGGCCGGAGTCGGCCGGGCAACGCTGTACCGCCGCTACCCGGACCGCTCGGCGATCGCCGTCGCCCTGCTGGACGAGCACGAGCGGGAATTACAGGAGCGGCTGCTCACCGGCCCTCCCCCGCTGGGCCCCGGCGCACCACCCGCCGAGCGGCTGGCCGCGTTCTACGCGGCGATGATCGGGCTGCTCGCCCGGCACGCACATCTCGTCCTCGGCACCGAGGTCGGACATTCACGGTTCACCAGCGGGCCGTACCGGCTGTGGCGCACCCACGTCCACCACCTCGCCGAGCAGGCGGAAGCGAAGGACCCGGACGCGCTCGCCGACATCCTGCTGGCGCCGCTCGCCGCGGACGTGTTCCTCCATCAAACGGGCGAACTCGGCCTGAGCGCGGAACGGATCACCGACGCACTGGCCGAACAGGCCCGGCGAGCGCTCGCCTGA
- a CDS encoding SRPBCC domain-containing protein: MIGKTKDAGWEIGVSKTVAYPLEQVWEYISGPGLAAWLGDVRLEPEKGAPYETAEGTVGEVRGYREQEKIRLTWRPKDWDHESTVQVGLRPAGPGKTVVVFHQERLTGPEERAAQREHWQAVMKLVVDGLAG; the protein is encoded by the coding sequence ATGATCGGCAAGACGAAGGACGCGGGCTGGGAGATCGGCGTGTCCAAGACGGTGGCGTATCCGCTGGAGCAGGTTTGGGAATACATCTCGGGTCCGGGCCTGGCGGCCTGGCTGGGTGACGTGCGGCTGGAGCCGGAGAAGGGCGCGCCGTACGAGACGGCCGAGGGCACCGTCGGCGAGGTCCGCGGCTACCGCGAACAGGAGAAGATCCGCCTCACCTGGCGTCCGAAGGACTGGGATCACGAGAGCACGGTCCAGGTGGGGCTCCGTCCGGCCGGGCCGGGCAAGACGGTCGTGGTCTTCCATCAGGAGCGGCTCACCGGCCCGGAAGAGCGTGCCGCGCAGCGCGAGCACTGGCAGGCCGTGATGAAGCTCGTCGTCGACGGCCTCGCCGGCTGA
- a CDS encoding CGNR zinc finger domain-containing protein, giving the protein MTPGTRLLVNAQGERYRFDPGSLSLELMLTGGPGPYERYEIAHTPSALAEWFSGSRLALTAPLTDVRIRPAELTALKELRDTLYRVAPALSRGEAPSDDDVALLNSGTAETPRPLVDPKTRQLAWAPPVTGKQLLGAVARDAIGLVAGERSGRVRECSADDCYLLFFDTSRSGNRRWCSMERCGNRAKIRAYRARTETA; this is encoded by the coding sequence ATGACTCCGGGAACAAGACTGCTCGTCAACGCCCAGGGTGAGCGGTACCGGTTCGATCCGGGCAGCCTCAGCCTCGAACTCATGCTGACCGGCGGCCCGGGCCCGTACGAGCGCTACGAAATCGCGCACACGCCGTCCGCCCTCGCCGAGTGGTTCAGCGGCTCACGGCTGGCGCTGACCGCTCCCCTGACCGACGTCCGGATCCGGCCCGCCGAACTCACCGCGCTCAAGGAACTCCGGGACACCCTTTACCGCGTCGCACCCGCCCTCTCCCGTGGCGAAGCGCCGTCGGACGACGACGTCGCCCTCCTGAACAGCGGAACCGCGGAGACCCCGAGGCCGCTCGTCGACCCGAAGACACGACAGCTCGCCTGGGCGCCGCCCGTCACCGGGAAACAACTCCTCGGCGCCGTGGCCCGCGACGCCATCGGCCTCGTCGCGGGCGAGCGATCCGGCCGCGTCCGCGAATGTTCCGCCGATGACTGCTACCTGTTGTTCTTCGACACCTCCCGTTCGGGCAACCGCCGCTGGTGCTCGATGGAGCGCTGCGGCAACCGCGCCAAGATCCGGGCCTACCGGGCCCGCACCGAAACCGCGTGA
- a CDS encoding DUF2293 domain-containing protein yields the protein MQGETKLEQRVVETAEKLLAKRKSVTALDVLGGIGWLPENVLKSWQQGRIPDLSTALPVSAEKLEFALGALHRWTREKALESSEIEHVGATRDRAVLRVTSGELAGLEPLFRTQWLLPGLSEAKRAQALARQRKTPDLVVSVALKDWTCADCGGTGDLLFMENEKPHCLDCADLGHLVFLPAGDTALTRRAKKASRLAAVVVRFNRSRKRSERQGLLVEEAALRSAEEQCLADEDVRERRRDRDRERRVHEDVEFTARFHTAITELFPGCPPERARAIAEHAGQRGSGRVGRSAAGRELAERAVFLAVVASIRHLDTEYDDLLMAGVDRQAARDRIRTTIDAVLERWRS from the coding sequence ATGCAAGGTGAGACGAAATTGGAACAGCGCGTCGTGGAGACGGCGGAGAAGCTGCTGGCCAAACGGAAATCGGTAACCGCGCTCGACGTCCTTGGCGGAATCGGCTGGCTGCCGGAGAACGTGCTCAAAAGCTGGCAGCAGGGCCGGATCCCCGACCTGTCCACGGCCTTGCCGGTGAGCGCGGAGAAACTGGAGTTCGCGCTCGGCGCGCTTCATCGGTGGACGCGGGAAAAGGCCCTCGAAAGCTCGGAGATCGAGCATGTCGGCGCGACCCGCGACCGGGCCGTCCTCCGGGTGACTTCGGGTGAACTGGCCGGTCTCGAACCGCTGTTCCGGACGCAGTGGCTCCTGCCGGGACTGTCCGAAGCCAAACGTGCGCAAGCGCTAGCCCGGCAACGGAAAACGCCGGATCTCGTCGTCTCCGTGGCACTGAAGGACTGGACGTGCGCCGACTGCGGCGGCACCGGCGATCTGCTGTTCATGGAGAACGAAAAGCCGCACTGCCTCGACTGCGCCGATCTCGGTCACCTGGTCTTCCTGCCCGCCGGTGACACCGCGCTGACCCGCCGGGCAAAGAAGGCGAGCCGGCTCGCCGCCGTGGTCGTCCGCTTCAACCGGTCACGGAAACGCAGTGAGCGGCAAGGACTCCTGGTCGAGGAAGCGGCGCTGCGCAGCGCCGAGGAACAATGCCTCGCCGACGAGGACGTCCGGGAACGGCGCCGCGACCGGGATCGCGAACGCCGCGTCCACGAAGACGTCGAGTTCACCGCCCGGTTCCACACCGCGATCACGGAGCTGTTCCCCGGCTGCCCGCCGGAGCGGGCACGCGCCATCGCCGAACACGCCGGCCAGCGAGGCAGTGGCCGAGTGGGCCGGTCGGCCGCCGGGCGGGAACTGGCCGAACGAGCGGTGTTCCTCGCCGTCGTCGCCTCGATCCGGCATCTGGACACCGAGTACGACGACCTCCTCATGGCGGGCGTGGACCGGCAGGCCGCCCGCGACCGCATCCGCACCACCATCGACGCGGTGCTCGAACGCTGGCGTTCCTGA
- a CDS encoding DoxX family protein has translation MFTAYLIVAIVAIASNAGIAAADLARAPFVLKNSAEVNVPESWIPALASLKAAGAAGLLLGLLGVPFLGTAAAVGLVLFYLGAVLTHVRARVLYNIAFPAGLFALAVATLVLDLAQAR, from the coding sequence ATGTTCACCGCATATCTCATCGTGGCCATCGTCGCGATCGCGAGCAACGCCGGGATCGCCGCCGCCGACTTGGCACGTGCCCCGTTCGTCCTCAAGAACTCGGCCGAGGTCAACGTGCCCGAATCCTGGATCCCGGCGCTCGCCTCCCTGAAGGCCGCGGGTGCCGCAGGGCTGCTGCTCGGCCTGCTCGGGGTGCCGTTCCTCGGGACCGCGGCCGCGGTCGGGCTCGTGCTGTTCTATCTCGGCGCCGTCCTCACCCACGTGCGGGCCCGCGTCCTCTACAACATCGCCTTCCCCGCCGGTCTCTTCGCGCTGGCCGTGGCGACCCTCGTCCTCGATCTCGCTCAGGCGAGGTAG
- a CDS encoding phosphoribosyltransferase codes for MTAPRYRPDRRGRHLEDWRLLPSDSARFLEYRGIPATADHVLGVLPRARKVGTLKHDAEWPYRIRMDFEPDRSLNDFMDFLKEVLVIQIEQQGYVDAAIALDFYRRPVEEESSGTVHTETGSLLRKIKDYAPTEQEEWNLAGQALCDSLSDVVVRHEWFNEATRILAVPGHTRAKRSVSVMLGALLSQELGIPLTTVEPKSDDRKPAKNMTPEERKALLHEFRVEEDLEGRTVLVLDDIYHTGYTMAGVANAAKRAGATTVLGLAAARNLRR; via the coding sequence GTGACAGCACCACGTTACCGACCCGACCGCCGCGGCAGGCATCTCGAGGACTGGCGACTGCTGCCGTCGGATTCCGCACGATTCCTCGAATACCGCGGCATCCCGGCCACCGCCGATCACGTACTCGGTGTCCTGCCCAGAGCCAGGAAGGTCGGGACCTTGAAACACGACGCCGAGTGGCCGTACCGGATCCGCATGGACTTCGAGCCCGACCGTTCGCTGAACGATTTCATGGACTTCCTGAAAGAGGTCCTAGTCATCCAGATCGAGCAACAGGGTTACGTCGACGCGGCGATCGCGCTGGACTTCTACCGGCGGCCGGTCGAAGAAGAATCGTCAGGGACCGTCCACACCGAGACGGGAAGCCTGCTTCGGAAGATCAAGGATTACGCCCCGACCGAGCAAGAAGAGTGGAATCTTGCGGGACAAGCGCTGTGCGACTCTTTGAGTGACGTGGTGGTCCGGCACGAGTGGTTCAACGAAGCCACTCGTATTCTCGCCGTCCCCGGCCACACCCGGGCCAAGCGCTCGGTCAGCGTCATGCTCGGCGCACTCCTCTCTCAAGAACTCGGCATTCCGCTGACCACCGTCGAACCGAAGAGCGACGATCGGAAACCCGCCAAGAACATGACGCCTGAAGAACGTAAAGCGTTGCTCCACGAATTCCGGGTCGAGGAAGACCTCGAAGGCCGGACGGTTCTCGTTCTCGACGACATCTATCACACCGGATACACGATGGCCGGAGTCGCCAACGCGGCCAAAAGAGCTGGAGCCACCACGGTCCTGGGCCTGGCCGCTGCCAGGAACCTCCGCCGTTAG